A genomic region of Glycine max cultivar Williams 82 chromosome 15, Glycine_max_v4.0, whole genome shotgun sequence contains the following coding sequences:
- the LOC100305705 gene encoding Histone H2A-like encodes MDAGGKIKKGAGGRKGGGPKKKPVSRSVKAGLQFPVGRIGRYLKKGRYAQRVGTGAPVYLAAVLEYLAAEVLELAGNAARDNKKNRIIPRHVLLAVRNDEELGKLLAGVTIAHGGVLPNINPVLLPKKTERASKEPKSPSKATKSPKKA; translated from the exons ATGGACGCTGGCGGAAAGATCAAGAAGGGCGCCGGAGGTAGAAAGGGCGGCGGCCCAAAGAAGAAGCCGGTTTCAAGGTCCGTCAAAGCCGGTCTCCAATTCCCCGTCGGAAGAATTGGCCGTTATTTGAAGAAAGGAAGGTACGCTCAGCGTGTCGGTACCGGTGCTCCCGTATACTTGGCTGCAGTTCTCGAATACCTAGCTGCCGAG GTGCTTGAGTTGGCTGGGAATGCCGCACGTGACAACAAGAAGAACAGGATTATTCCAAGACACGTGCTTTTGGCAGTGAGGAACGATGAAGAGTTGGGGAAATTGCTTGCTGGAGTGACAATTGCACATGGTGGCGTGCTTCCAAACATCAACCCTGTTTTGTTGCCTAAGAAGACTGAGAGGGCTTCCAAGGAACCTAAATCTCCATCCAAGGCTACCAAATCTCCTAAGAAAGCTtag
- the LOC100797700 gene encoding histone H2A, which produces MDADGKIKKGAGGRKGGGPKKKPVSRSVKAGLQFPVGRIGRYLKKGRYAQRVGTGAPVYLAAVLEYLAAEVLELAGNAARDNKKNRIIPRHVLLAVRNDEELGKLLAGVTIAHGGVLPNINPVLLPKKSERASKEPKSPSKATKSPKKA; this is translated from the exons ATGGACGCTGACGGAAAGATCAAGAAGGGCGCCGGCGGAAGAAAGGGCGGCGGCCCAAAGAAGAAGCCGGTTTCAAGGTCCGTCAAAGCCGGTCTCCAATTCCCCGTCGGAAGAATTGGCCGTTATTTGAAGAAAGGAAGGTACGCTCAGCGTGTCGGTACCGGTGCTCCCGTATACTTGGCTGCAGTTCTCGAATACCTAGCTGCCGAG GTGCTTGAGTTGGCTGGGAATGCAGCACGTGACAACAAGAAGAACAGGATTATTCCAAGACACGTGCTTTTGGCAGTGAGGAACGATGAGGAGTTGGGGAAATTGCTTGCTGGAGTGACAATTGCACATGGTGGCGTGCTTCCAAACATTAACCCTGTTTTGTTGCCTAAGAAGTCTGAGAGGGCTTCCAAGGAACCTAAATCTCCATCCAAGGCTACTAAATCTCCTAAGAAGGCTTAA
- the LOC100803534 gene encoding histone H2A, producing MDAGGKIKKGAGGRKGGGPKKKPVSRSVKAGLQFPVGRIGRYLKKGRYAQRVGTGAPVYLAAVLEYLAAEVLELAGNAARDNKKNRIIPRHVLLAVRNDEELGKLLAGVTIAHGGVLPNINPVLLPKKTERASKEPKSPSKATKSPKKA from the exons ATGGACGCTGGCGGAAAGATCAAGAAGGGCGCCGGAGGTAGAAAGGGCGGCGGCCCAAAGAAGAAGCCGGTTTCAAGGTCCGTCAAAGCCGGTCTCCAATTCCCCGTCGGAAGAATTGGCCGTTATTTGAAGAAAGGAAGGTACGCTCAGCGTGTCGGTACCGGTGCTCCCGTATACTTGGCTGCAGTTCTCGAATACCTAGCTGCCGAG GTGCTTGAGTTGGCTGGGAATGCCGCACGTGACAACAAGAAGAACAGGATTATTCCAAGACACGTGCTTTTGGCAGTGAGGAACGATGAGGAGTTGGGGAAATTGCTTGCTGGAGTGACAATTGCACATGGTGGCGTGCTTCCAAACATTAACCCTGTTTTGTTGCCTAAGAAGACCGAGAGGGCTTCCAAGGAACCTAAATCTCCATCCAAGGCTACCAAATCTCCTAAGAAAGCttaa
- the LOC100807097 gene encoding small RNA-binding protein 11, chloroplastic — MIMLYTTQEQLKKLFSPFGLVTQADLALDPITKRPKGFGFVSFKSEIEAEKALRAMNGRIVSGRLILVELANEK, encoded by the exons atgATTATGCTTTACACTACACAGGAGCAGCTCAAGAAGTTGTTCTCTCCATTCGGACTAGTTACCCAAG CTGATCTAGCTTTGGATCCTATAACCAAAAGGCCCAAAGGGTTCGGCTTTGTCTCCTTCAAATCTGAAATTGAAGCGGAAAAGGCTTTGAGAGCCATGAATGGCAGG ATTGTTAGTGGAAGGCTGATTTTGGTTGAACTTGCAAATGAGAAATGA
- the LOC100800345 gene encoding ras-related protein RABE1c isoform X1: MAAPPARARADYDYLIKLLLIGDSGVGKSCLLLRFSDGSFTTSFITTIGIDFKIRTIEQDGKRIKLQIWDTAGQERFRTITTAYYRGAMGILLVYDVTDESSFNNIRNWIRNIEQHASDNVNKILVGNKADMDESKRVVPTSKGQALADEYGIKFFETVSDAYVKMWKLNFFYHRQQKKFILQSAKTDLNVEEVFFSIARDIKQRLADTDSKAEPAGIKIDNQKDQATAGEVAQKSACCG, encoded by the exons ATGGCTGCTCCACCGGCAAGAGCTCGTGCGGATTACGATTATCTCATAAAACTTCTCTTGATTGGCGATAGTG GTGTTGGAAAGAGTTGCCTTCTTCTACGATTCTCTGATGGTTCTTTCACAACTAGTTTCATCACAACCATAGG CATTGATTTTAAGATAAGAACCATTGAGCAGGATGGAAAACGGATCAAGCTCCAAATTTGGGATACTGCAGGTCAGGAGCGGTTCCGAACAATTACAACTG CTTACTATCGTGGTGCTATGGGCATATTGCTAGTCTATGACGTTACAGACGAATCTTCATTTAACA ATATCAGGAATTGGATTCGTAACATTGAGCAGCATGCTTCAGATAATGTTAACAAAATACTGGTGGGGAACAAAGCTGACATGGATGAAAGCAAACGG GTTGTGCCTACCTCCAAGGGCCAAGCACTGGCCGATGAGTATGGCATCAAATTCTTTGAAACAGTAAGTGATGCTTACGTGAAAATGTggaaacttaattttttttatcatcgccaacagaaaaaatttatattgcaGAGTGCAAAGACAGATCTAAATGTGGAGGAAGTTTTCTTCTCTATTGCAAGAGATATAAAACAAAGGCTTGCTGACACTGACTCTAAGGCAGAG CCAGCAGGAATTAAAATCGACAACCAAAAAGATCAGGCAACGGCAGGGGAAGTTGCACAAAAGTCAGCTTGCTGTGGTTGA
- the LOC100800345 gene encoding ras-related protein RABE1c isoform X2, translated as MAAPPARARADYDYLIKLLLIGDSGVGKSCLLLRFSDGSFTTSFITTIGIDFKIRTIEQDGKRIKLQIWDTAGQERFRTITTAYYRGAMGILLVYDVTDESSFNNIRNWIRNIEQHASDNVNKILVGNKADMDESKRVVPTSKGQALADEYGIKFFETSAKTDLNVEEVFFSIARDIKQRLADTDSKAEPAGIKIDNQKDQATAGEVAQKSACCG; from the exons ATGGCTGCTCCACCGGCAAGAGCTCGTGCGGATTACGATTATCTCATAAAACTTCTCTTGATTGGCGATAGTG GTGTTGGAAAGAGTTGCCTTCTTCTACGATTCTCTGATGGTTCTTTCACAACTAGTTTCATCACAACCATAGG CATTGATTTTAAGATAAGAACCATTGAGCAGGATGGAAAACGGATCAAGCTCCAAATTTGGGATACTGCAGGTCAGGAGCGGTTCCGAACAATTACAACTG CTTACTATCGTGGTGCTATGGGCATATTGCTAGTCTATGACGTTACAGACGAATCTTCATTTAACA ATATCAGGAATTGGATTCGTAACATTGAGCAGCATGCTTCAGATAATGTTAACAAAATACTGGTGGGGAACAAAGCTGACATGGATGAAAGCAAACGG GTTGTGCCTACCTCCAAGGGCCAAGCACTGGCCGATGAGTATGGCATCAAATTCTTTGAAACA AGTGCAAAGACAGATCTAAATGTGGAGGAAGTTTTCTTCTCTATTGCAAGAGATATAAAACAAAGGCTTGCTGACACTGACTCTAAGGCAGAG CCAGCAGGAATTAAAATCGACAACCAAAAAGATCAGGCAACGGCAGGGGAAGTTGCACAAAAGTCAGCTTGCTGTGGTTGA
- the LOC100813871 gene encoding zinc finger protein ZAT12, translating into MKRGREESKLDMANCLMLLTKVGESETNYPISKGSDIGDFKCKTCNRRFSSFQALGGHRASHKKPKLMVTDLSCHQELPNPTMKQQPRMHPCPICGLEFAIGQALGGHMRKHRTAINDGLLCGKPSSSLSILKESSKDGDQKLNLRLDLNLTPLEEDDLKLNLRTPVLNCFI; encoded by the coding sequence ATGAAGAGAGGCAGAGAAGAGAGTAAGTTAGACATGGCTAATTGCTTGATGCTATTGACGAAAGTTGGAGAGAGTGAAACCAATTACCCAATATCAAAGGGTAGTGATATTGGTGATTTCAAGTGCAAGACTTGCAATAGAAGGTTCTCTTCTTTTCAAGCCCTTGGTGGCCATAGAGCAAGCCACAAAAAACCAAAGCTCATGGTCACAGATCTTTCGTGCCATCAAGAGTTACCGAACCCAACCATGAAACAACAACCTAGGATGCACCCGTGTCCGATTTGTGGGCTTGAGTTTGCTATTGGACAAGCTTTGGGAGGGCACATGAGAAAGCATAGAACTGCTATTAATGATGGCTTGTTGTGTGGTAAACCTTCTTCTTCGTTGTCCATCTTGAAGGAATCATCGAAAGATGGTGATCAAAAGTTGAATTTGCGCTTGGACTTGAACTTGACGCCATTGGAGGAGGATGATCTTAAGCTCAACCTAAGGACGCCCGTGCTCAATTGTTTCATTTGA